In one window of Primulina tabacum isolate GXHZ01 chromosome 8, ASM2559414v2, whole genome shotgun sequence DNA:
- the LOC142553696 gene encoding putative mitochondrial adenine nucleotide transporter BTL1, whose protein sequence is MEDISGVIAMPKGEFQLHPLSTSLKQLQFAVPDLGRAFQDFVRTREVAEFLSGALAGAMTKAVLAPLETIRTRMVVGIGSKNIYGSFMQIIEQQGWQGLWAGNAINMLRIIPTQAIELGTFEYIKRAMTLAQENRNQTESPKLQIGSTSLRFSLSWLSPIAVAGAAAGIVSTLVCHPLEVLKDRLTVSPEVYPNLSIAMHKIYKDGGVRAFYSGISPTLIGMLPYSTCYYFMYETMKKSYCLAQKKESLTRAEMLLVGALSGLMASTISYPLEVARKQLMVGDIRGKCPPHMAAALAQVVREEGLMGLYRGWAASCLKVMPSSGITWMCYEAWKDILLGRS, encoded by the exons ATGGAAGATATCTCTGGTGTGATTGCGATGCCCAAGGGAGAATTCCAACTCCATCCTCTCTCTACAAGTTTAAAGCAGCTTCAGTTTGCTGTTCCGGATCTAGGGCGAGCTTTTCAG GATTTTGTGAGAACTAGAGAAGTTGCCGAGTTCCTCAGTGGTGCATTAGCAGGGGCTATGACCAAAGCTGTTCTTGCTCCACTGGAGACCATCAG GACAAGAATGGTGGTCGGAATCGGGTCTAAAAACATTTATGGTAGTTTTATGCAGATAATTGAACAGCAGGGGTGGCAAGGACTATGGGCTGGAAATGCTATAAATATGCTTCGCATAATTCCAACCCAGGCAATTGAGCTTGGAACTTTTGAATATATCAAGAGGGCAATGACATTAGCACAAGAGAATCGAAATCAAACTGAAAGCCCGAAGTTGCAGATTGGTTCGACGAGCCTCAGATTTTCTCTGTCATGGCTCTCTCCCATAGCCGTGGCTGGTGCtgctgctggaattgttagcACCCTTGTGTGTCATCCTCTTGAAGTTTTAAAG GATAGATTGACTGTAAGTCCTGAGGTATATCCTAATCTAAGTATTGCAATGCACAAAATTTATAAAGATGGTGGAGTTCGGGCTTTCTACTCTGGGATTTCACCCACGTTGATTGGCATGCTCCCTTACAGCACGTGCTACTATTTCATGTACGAGACAATGAAAAAATCATATTGCTTAGCGCAGAAAAAGGAATCTTTAACTCGAGCAGAGATGCTCTTAGTTGGTGCTCTTTCTG GCTTGATGGCTAGCACGATTAGTTATCCTTTGGAGGTTGCAAGAAAACAGCTGATGGTTGGAGATATACGAGGTAAATGCCCACCCCACATGGCAGCTGCACTCGCACAAGTTGTCAGAGAGGAAGGGCTGATGGGGCTTTACAGAGGCTGGGCTGCTAGTTGTTTGAAAGTCATGCCCTCTTCTGGTATCACCTGGATGTGCTATGAAGCTTGGAAAGATATATTGCTAGGTCGTTCGTGA